The Nitrospirota bacterium genome contains the following window.
CAAATAACAGATCCCCAAGCTCGCTCTCCATCCCTTCGCGGTCCCCCACTCTGAAGGCCTCTTCAAACTCACCCATCTCCTCCTGGACCTTGGCAAAGACCTGATCAACATGTTCCCAGTCAAACCCCACCCTTGCAGCCCTTGCCTGTAACTGATGGGCACGAAGCAGTGCGGGAAGGTGTACAGGTACTCCCTCAAGGATTGACTTTCTGTCATTCCCCTTTTCACCCTTCTTTATCTCCTCCCACTGTTTCAACACCTCTTCTGCGTTATCCGCCTTCTTGTCCCCAAAGACATGCGGATGCCTCCTCACCATCTTTTCACACGAAGCACTCAACACATCTTCAATATCGAATTCACTTTCTTCCTTGCTTATTCTTGCATGGAACAGTATCTGATAAAGCAGATCCCCCAGTTCTTCCTTCAACTTCTTTGAATCGTTCTCTTCAATTGCCTCCAGTACCTC
Protein-coding sequences here:
- the mazG gene encoding nucleoside triphosphate pyrophosphohydrolase, translating into MSQNWERLVQIMDRLRGENGCPWDKKQTRESLKPYLIEESYEVLEAIEENDSKKLKEELGDLLYQILFHARISKEESEFDIEDVLSASCEKMVRRHPHVFGDKKADNAEEVLKQWEEIKKGEKGNDRKSILEGVPVHLPALLRAHQLQARAARVGFDWEHVDQVFAKVQEEMGEFEEAFRVGDREGMESELGDLLF